Proteins encoded in a region of the Mucispirillum schaedleri ASF457 genome:
- a CDS encoding ABC transporter ATP-binding protein, translating to MQNNSILSLENVSKYFYTSSNFFRKNEYFAALNNVSLNIASGSSLGIVGESGSGKTTIARLMCSIYKADKGKVLYCGKDISALSKADRQEYTKNVQMVFQDPNNTLNPKLTIKSALSDGIKQHITKDKYEIQAKLEHLMEMVGLPAAYLERYPHEFSGGQRQRISIARAISINPKVIIADEPVSSLDVSVQAQILNLMKALQKNGITLILISHSLAVVSNLCENIAVIKKGCLEEYGNTLEVLSNPKSEYTKSLLASSLYAVMNNNKIMENI from the coding sequence ATGCAAAATAATAGTATTTTATCTCTTGAAAATGTAAGTAAATATTTTTATACATCGTCTAATTTTTTTCGTAAAAATGAATATTTTGCAGCACTTAATAATGTTTCATTAAATATAGCTTCTGGCTCATCTCTTGGCATAGTTGGAGAATCTGGCAGTGGCAAAACAACTATTGCAAGGCTTATGTGCAGCATATATAAGGCAGATAAAGGTAAAGTGCTATACTGCGGCAAAGATATATCAGCTTTATCAAAAGCAGATAGGCAGGAATATACAAAAAATGTGCAGATGGTTTTTCAAGACCCTAATAATACACTAAATCCAAAACTAACAATAAAATCTGCATTAAGTGATGGTATAAAGCAGCATATTACAAAAGATAAATATGAAATACAGGCGAAATTAGAGCATCTTATGGAAATGGTTGGGCTGCCAGCAGCATATTTAGAAAGGTATCCACATGAGTTTTCAGGCGGACAAAGGCAGCGTATATCAATTGCAAGAGCAATATCTATTAATCCAAAAGTGATTATTGCAGATGAGCCTGTCAGCTCCCTTGATGTGTCAGTGCAGGCACAGATTTTAAATTTAATGAAAGCCTTGCAAAAAAATGGAATTACCCTTATATTAATATCCCATAGTTTAGCAGTTGTTTCAAACTTATGTGAAAATATAGCAGTTATCAAAAAAGGCTGTCTGGAAGAATATGGAAACACTTTGGAAGTGCTTTCAAATCCAAAATCAGAATATACAAAAAGTCTTTTAGCATCATCACTGTATGCTGTTATGAATAATAATAAAATAATGGAGAATATATGA
- a CDS encoding homocysteine S-methyltransferase family protein, producing the protein MSLKEFAKNNIVVFDGAMGTSIQKINIDENKWQGKNGCNEFLCISYPEIIYDIHKGYFDAGANVAVTNTFGAIASVLSEYGLEDKVVEINREAVEIARRAAAGRKNTFVSLSMGPGTKLASLGHTSYQYLYEQYLQQAECVDVDLYNIETAQDILQLKAAVNACTEANRRKNTDTPILVSFTVENNYILLTGSDISAISAVMAGMPIFALGLNCAMGPDMMEPAVASLSNIWQGNIYISPNAGMPETIDGKTIYPMNDEKFTAIMKSIMDKYPVSMAGGCCGTDKTHIKMLSEMAKDRPVPKREEKPYYGEAASLFTAVALEQNPKPAMIGERANATGSKAFREMLLAEDIDGITALCKNQEDSAHFIDLSLAYASRDEIEDYKKIVPVLNSLLMAPLVIDSTDPKTVKASLERYSGKPIINSVNFEDGGTKLYKMLDIVKEHPACVVALTIDEDGMAATADKKFQIAKRLYDVWVHEYKFRAEDLIIDTLTFSIGSGDVTLTNAALETLKAVKMIKENLKGVKTTLGVSNVSFGLSPASRQILNSVFLHEAVKAGLDTAIVHASKLTPIASMSQDDVDYCLDLIYARDNALPNFIEHFANAKVETDEINKDLPPFEILPLKIIKGDKTELETIISSLLESHKAEDIINNILFPAMQQVGDMFGEGKMLLPFVLKSAETMKAAVSILEPYLEKSAGASKGEIVIATVAGDVHDIGKNLVDIIMSNNGFKVHNLGIKVPAAQMIQKAKETGAKAIGMSGLLVKSTLIMKENIKEIAKELPDIKIMLGGAALNSKFVNESCAEIMPYKVFYCKDAFDNIAAMDGSKKAAVKSENKKPVIEIIEEFNVKKEERADILKLDKKDIPTPPFYGTKVIDANIFDVYKYLNKNFLFSNIWGYKKRDLSCEEYEFLINETAMHELKSLFKNITNKNAVSPKAIYGYFKCRSINNSIEVYSKDDALLHTFNFPDSKAVPKYCLADYISNSEEYYDVLPIQIVTLGEKPAQYCAELFKNNDYKNYYMAHGLFTELTESLAEYTHRIIRKELNLIDKSSDTPENAVAGKYRSKRFSFGYPLCPDIENNTIIANMLQSERIGVTLSQSHQMHPEYSTSAFIIHHPNIKY; encoded by the coding sequence GTGTCATTAAAAGAGTTTGCAAAAAACAACATAGTTGTCTTTGATGGTGCTATGGGAACATCTATCCAAAAAATAAATATTGATGAAAATAAATGGCAGGGTAAAAATGGCTGCAATGAGTTTTTGTGTATTTCTTATCCTGAAATTATATATGACATACATAAAGGCTATTTTGATGCTGGTGCAAATGTTGCTGTTACAAATACATTTGGAGCTATTGCTTCTGTTTTATCAGAATATGGCTTAGAAGACAAAGTTGTTGAAATAAACAGGGAAGCAGTTGAGATTGCAAGGCGTGCAGCTGCTGGCAGAAAAAATACTTTTGTTTCATTATCAATGGGGCCGGGAACAAAACTTGCAAGTTTAGGACATACCAGCTACCAGTATCTTTATGAGCAGTATTTGCAGCAGGCAGAATGTGTTGATGTGGATTTATATAATATAGAAACTGCACAGGATATTTTACAGTTAAAAGCTGCTGTTAATGCATGCACTGAAGCTAACAGGCGTAAAAATACGGATACGCCAATACTTGTATCATTTACTGTTGAAAATAACTATATACTTTTAACTGGCTCAGATATTTCTGCGATTTCCGCAGTTATGGCAGGCATGCCGATATTTGCTCTTGGGCTTAACTGTGCAATGGGTCCTGATATGATGGAGCCTGCTGTTGCTTCATTATCTAATATATGGCAGGGAAATATTTATATATCGCCTAATGCTGGTATGCCTGAAACTATTGATGGCAAAACTATATACCCTATGAATGACGAAAAGTTTACTGCCATTATGAAAAGTATAATGGATAAATATCCAGTATCTATGGCAGGCGGCTGCTGTGGAACAGATAAAACACATATAAAAATGTTAAGTGAAATGGCAAAAGACAGACCAGTGCCAAAAAGAGAAGAAAAACCATATTATGGAGAAGCTGCCAGCCTTTTTACTGCTGTCGCATTAGAGCAGAACCCAAAACCAGCCATGATTGGTGAAAGAGCAAATGCAACAGGTTCAAAAGCATTTAGAGAAATGCTTTTAGCAGAAGATATTGATGGAATAACAGCCCTGTGCAAAAATCAAGAAGATAGTGCCCATTTTATAGATTTATCACTTGCTTATGCTTCAAGAGATGAAATAGAAGACTATAAAAAAATTGTGCCTGTATTAAATTCTCTGCTTATGGCACCCCTTGTAATAGATTCTACTGACCCGAAAACTGTTAAAGCAAGCCTTGAAAGATATTCTGGAAAACCTATTATTAACTCAGTCAATTTTGAAGATGGCGGCACAAAACTATATAAAATGCTTGATATTGTAAAAGAACACCCCGCATGTGTTGTAGCTCTAACTATTGATGAAGATGGTATGGCTGCAACAGCTGATAAAAAGTTTCAAATAGCTAAAAGACTTTATGATGTATGGGTCCATGAGTATAAATTCAGGGCAGAAGATTTAATAATAGATACTCTTACATTTTCTATTGGTTCAGGAGATGTTACTTTAACTAATGCAGCACTAGAAACATTAAAAGCAGTTAAAATGATTAAAGAAAATCTAAAAGGTGTAAAAACTACTCTTGGAGTAAGCAATGTATCTTTTGGCTTATCCCCTGCTTCAAGGCAGATATTAAACTCTGTATTTTTACATGAAGCAGTAAAAGCCGGGCTTGATACAGCAATAGTTCATGCATCTAAATTAACACCTATTGCAAGTATGTCACAAGATGATGTAGATTACTGCCTTGATTTAATATATGCCCGTGATAATGCACTGCCTAATTTTATAGAACATTTTGCAAATGCAAAAGTAGAAACTGATGAAATAAATAAAGATTTGCCGCCTTTTGAAATACTTCCTTTAAAAATTATAAAAGGCGATAAAACTGAGCTTGAAACCATAATTTCATCTCTTTTGGAAAGCCATAAGGCAGAAGATATTATTAACAACATACTTTTTCCTGCAATGCAGCAGGTTGGAGATATGTTTGGCGAAGGAAAAATGCTCCTGCCTTTTGTATTAAAATCTGCAGAAACTATGAAAGCAGCAGTCTCTATATTAGAGCCTTATCTTGAAAAATCAGCTGGAGCATCAAAAGGCGAAATAGTTATTGCAACAGTAGCAGGCGATGTGCATGATATTGGTAAAAATTTAGTAGATATTATTATGAGTAATAACGGCTTTAAAGTGCATAACCTTGGTATAAAGGTGCCAGCTGCCCAAATGATACAAAAAGCAAAAGAAACAGGTGCCAAAGCTATTGGTATGAGCGGACTGCTTGTAAAATCTACACTTATTATGAAAGAAAATATAAAAGAAATTGCAAAAGAACTGCCTGATATAAAAATTATGCTTGGCGGTGCAGCCTTAAATTCTAAATTTGTAAACGAAAGCTGTGCTGAAATTATGCCATATAAAGTTTTTTACTGCAAAGATGCTTTTGATAATATTGCTGCAATGGATGGCTCTAAAAAAGCAGCAGTAAAAAGTGAAAACAAAAAACCAGTTATAGAAATTATAGAAGAATTTAATGTTAAAAAAGAAGAAAGAGCAGATATATTAAAACTTGATAAAAAAGATATACCAACACCACCATTTTACGGCACAAAAGTTATTGATGCAAATATTTTTGATGTGTATAAATATCTTAACAAAAACTTTTTATTCTCAAATATATGGGGCTATAAGAAAAGAGATTTAAGCTGCGAAGAATATGAATTTTTAATAAATGAAACAGCTATGCATGAGCTTAAAAGTTTATTTAAAAATATTACTAATAAAAATGCTGTTTCACCAAAAGCAATATATGGATATTTTAAATGCAGAAGTATAAATAACTCTATTGAAGTTTATTCAAAAGATGATGCTTTGCTCCATACTTTTAATTTCCCAGACAGTAAAGCTGTGCCAAAATACTGCCTTGCTGACTATATTTCAAACAGTGAAGAATATTATGATGTTCTTCCTATACAGATTGTAACATTAGGGGAAAAACCAGCCCAGTATTGTGCAGAGCTTTTTAAAAATAATGATTATAAAAACTACTATATGGCTCATGGACTTTTTACTGAACTTACTGAAAGTCTGGCAGAATATACCCACAGGATAATAAGAAAAGAATTAAATCTTATTGATAAAAGCAGTGACACCCCAGAAAATGCAGTTGCAGGAAAATACAGAAGCAAACGGTTCAGCTTTGGATATCCGCTGTGCCCTGATATTGAAAACAATACTATTATTGCAAATATGCTGCAAAGTGAAAGGATAGGGGTTACATTAAGCCAGTCTCACCAAATGCACCCAGAATATTCTACATCTGCTTTTATTATACATCATCCAAATATTAAGTATTAA